The bacterium genome segment TCAACTTTCTTGATAACCTTAGCATTTGTATTTACTCTGAGCCCAAACCATTCTTCGTGTCGCCAAAGAGATATAGTCAATGTATTTTCCCATTGTTTTTTTCTTTCTAAAGAAATCAGGAAAAGGAGCAAGCTCGGTAAATTCAAATGCGCCTACCCTGGGAGGATGAAGAAAAACCTCCTCATTGTTTTCTACAACTCCGGTCGCTTCTTCATTTATATAAGAAATAGGTACATTAAGTTCCCTCAACAAACCAGTATCCGAATCGTAAGATTGAGGTTTCCCGTATAACCACTTTATTTTTCTTTGCGAGCCACACAATTCATTAAAAACTTCCAATTCAACTTTTTGAGAGTCAACAGTATCTTTCTTTGTGTTAATAAAAAAAGCCGAATAAGTCCATTTTCTTCCCGGCTTAAATATTTCCTTATCTTTGAATAATTCTTCTCCTTTTGTCCCATCCGAAACAATTATAAGAAACAATATAATTATGCCCTTCATTTTTACATTTTTGTAATACACAAAAATTACAATCTTCTTCGTTATGTTGTAACAATTTTCCTATACTGTCAACCATAAAAACAAAAGTCCTATCAAAAAAATTTCTAATAATTGAATCCTTTTATTAAGATACGCATCTAACATTTTGAAAGGACAAAAACAATGATGAACAAAAAATGCAAAACGCTTAGAGAAGAAGCAGAGGAATACAAGGACAAATACTTGCGTTCCCTTGCCGAACTTGAAAACTACAAAAAACAGGCAGTTAAAGAACGGGCCGAAATACTACAATATACAAGGGAGAACATGCTTGTAGACTTTATAAGAGTCGTAGACGATTTTGAACACGCTCTTAGTGCACTAAAATTGGTCAACGCCCTAAATCCACAAGACAGGGAAACAAAATCCGACTCGACCGAAAAAAAGGGTAAGTCGGTAGAAATTCCAAAAATTGATGACTTTTATAAAGGAGTAGAGCTTATTTACAATAACTTTTTGGCGTTTCTTGACTCTAAAGGGGTAAAACCTTTCAGCGGGAAAGGGACAAAATTCGACCCGAGGTTACACGAAGTTGTAGGAGTAGAAGAAAGTAAAGATACGGAAGATGGCATAATAGTTAAGGAACTTTGTAGAGGATACGCCTTGAACGATAAAATTCTAAGACCGGCAAAGGTTATTGTGTCAAAAGTATGTGATTCTGCTCAAAAAGTAGAAATAGAGATTAAAGATAAAAACAACCAAAAAGATGCCCCCGCCAAGGTGGAGATAATCCCGCCGGAGACGGAAAAGGCTTCTTAAAAATAGAGAGAGGTGACTAAAATGTCAGAAAAAACAATAGGTATAGATTTAGGAACGACCAACTCCTGTGTTGCGGTTGCCGACGGCAAGGAATGGACGGTAATTCCCAACCCTGATGGTGGAAGAACTACCCCATCGGTAGCAACAATGACACCTTCCGGTGAACAATTGGTAGGCGTTCTTGCCAAAAGACAATCCGTAACAAATCCTGAAAATACGGTGTATTCTATTAAGAGATTTATGGGCAGAAGAAAGGATGAGGTGTCCGATGAAATGAGACTTGTTCCTTACAAAGTAACTGAAGGGCCGCATCAGGACGCACGAGTTGTAATGGGAGGGAAAGAATACTCTCCTCCTGAAATTTCTGCTATGATTTTACAGTATTTAAAGAAATCTGCAGAAGCATATCTGGGAGAAAAAGTAAGCAAAGCGGTTATTACCGTTCCTGCTTATTTTAATGATGCGCAGCGTCAGGCAACAAAAGATGCGGGTAAGATTGCAGGACTTGACGTTCTCAGGATAATAAACGAACCTACCGCAGCTTCGCTTGCTTATGGAGTGGGTACAAAGAAAAAAGAAAAGGTCGCGGTTTATGATTTCGGCGGCGGAACTTTTGATATATCAATACTGGAAATAGATATGTCGGCTAAACCGGCAGTTATTGAAGTTTTGTCCACAAACGGAGATACCCACCTTGGTGGAGATAATATTGACCAGAGGTTGGTAGAATGGTTGATAGACGAATTCAAAAAGACTAATGGAATAGATTTGGGTAAAGATAAAAGCGCATTACAGAGATTAAGAGATGCTGCAGAAAAAGCAAAGTGTGAACTTTCCACATCTATGGAAACGACCATTAATTTGCCATTCGTAACGGCAGATGCATCGGGTCCAAAACATCTTGACCAGAAATTAACAAGAGCAAAATTAGAAGCGCTGGTAGGCGATTTGATTGAACGCTCACGCAAACCTTGCGAAAAAGCGC includes the following:
- a CDS encoding nucleotide exchange factor GrpE → MMNKKCKTLREEAEEYKDKYLRSLAELENYKKQAVKERAEILQYTRENMLVDFIRVVDDFEHALSALKLVNALNPQDRETKSDSTEKKGKSVEIPKIDDFYKGVELIYNNFLAFLDSKGVKPFSGKGTKFDPRLHEVVGVEESKDTEDGIIVKELCRGYALNDKILRPAKVIVSKVCDSAQKVEIEIKDKNNQKDAPAKVEIIPPETEKAS